In a single window of the Mugil cephalus isolate CIBA_MC_2020 chromosome 6, CIBA_Mcephalus_1.1, whole genome shotgun sequence genome:
- the LOC125008799 gene encoding histidine-rich glycoprotein-like has protein sequence MKTYVLLGSLLLVLGSAHVLGAPVAEAGVEPGSCEDASAKAAAELALDKINHDRAEGYVFGLHRLSNVHMKQHGEIGTVFYLTLDVVETNCSVLSRKVWKDCEIRSEAETPVYGQCKAAIYISKPHRVVRLYKYSCTVRPVPGARVGAMCPDCPTHLDKDSANVQRALTLSMEKFNKESGLANRFAVLNVTRATAGMAMGMYYNVEYTIQETTCRRDAAGAAADKCPFMECEFAHKGFCKGSLFNTPSGEETSVECEIYEPEAAEREKKLHLLGGETDHSHSDHHHHTHDHGPGPGSAHDHGHELALDHEHHHGHLHDHEHHHHHGHTHKGAVHNHPVGKVIVLPPVGQPMILPSFPDEPVGPVGVTLPLKPDPQIPGETEPVIESFPTGLSAQCPPVLPGPRLVEQMFHEDPEFKPAA, from the exons ATGAAGACCTACGTGCTGTTAGGATcactgctgctggtgttggggAGCGCGCACGTCCTCGGTGCGCCGGTGGCCGAGGCCGGCGTGGAGCCGGGCTCGTGTGAGGACGCGTCGGCCAAGGCCGCCGCAGAACTGGCCCTCGACAAGATCAACCACGACCGGGCGGAGGGCTACGTCTTCGGCCTGCACCGCCTCTCCAACGTCCACATGAAGCAACAT gGAGAGATCGGCACGGTTTTCTACCTGACCCTGGACGTTGTCGAGACAAACTGCAGCGTCCTCAGCAGGAAGGTGTGGAAGGACTGTGAGATCCGCAGCGAAGCTGAAACACCG GTTTACGGACAATGCAAAGCCGCCATCTACATCAGCAAGCCGCACAGAGTTGTGCGCCTCTACAAATACAGCTGCACCGTCAGACCAG TGCCTGGAGCCAGAGTGGGAGCAATGTGTCCCGACTGTCCCACTCACCTTGACAAGGACAGCGCTAATGTCCAGAGGGCCCTGACTCTGTCCATGGAGAAGTTCAACAAAGAGAGCGGGCTGGCCAATCGCTTCGCCGTGCTCAACGTCACCCGTGCAACTGCCGGA atGGCCATGGGTATGTATTACAACGTGGAGTACACCATCCAGGAGACGACCTGCCGCCGTGACGCGGCAGGAGCGGCTGCCGATAAGTGTCCCTTCATGGAATGCGAGTTCGCT CACAAGGGCTTCTGTAAGGGATCCCTCTTCAATACTCCCAGCGGGGAAGAGACCAGTGTAGAGTGTGAGATCTACGAGCCTGAG GCcgctgagagagagaagaagctCCACCTGCTGGGCGGCGAGACCGACCACAGCCACAgcgaccaccaccaccacacgcACGACCACGGCCCCGGCCCAGGCAGCGCCCACGACCACGGGCACGAGCTCGCCCTGGACCACGAGCACCACCACGGCCACCTGCACGACCACGAGCACCACCATCACCACGGCCACACCCACAAGGGCGCGGTCCACAACCACCCCGTGGGGAAGGTGATCGTCCTGCCCCCCGTCGGCCAGCCCATGATCCTGCCTTCCTTCCCCGACGAGCCCGTCGGCCCCGTCGGAGTCACCCTGCCCCTCAAACCCGACCCCCAGATCCCCGGAGAGACGGAACCAGTAATCGAGTCCTTCCCCACCGGCCTCTCAGCCCAGTGCCCCCCTGTGTTACCGGGACCACGATTGGTGGAGCAGATGTTTCACGAGGACCCCGAGTTCAAGCCAGCTGCATGA